One Penicillium oxalicum strain HP7-1 chromosome III, whole genome shotgun sequence genomic region harbors:
- a CDS encoding putative oxidoreductase has product MVQTSTEREAKGPQDQFEPGHKVPIQHQENPGLQSQIGNPKPTSTKLPTEDNGYQTYKAAGKLEGKRAVITGGDSGIGRAIAILFAMEGADVLITYLPEEESDAQETKRRVEETGRKAHLLAVDLREKKNCQKVVDTALETMGGIDSLINNHGYQNMVEDIKDLDEDQWERTFDTNIHPFYYLSKYALPHMKQGSTIINCASINAYIGRPDLLDYTSTKGAIVAFTRGLSNQQIKNGIRVNCVCPGPIWTPLIPTTMNSSAQDQFTSPMGRPGQPSEVATCFVFLASADSSFISGQSLHPNGGVVVNG; this is encoded by the exons GTCACAAGGTCCCTATTCAACATCAGGAGAATCCCGGTCTGCAGAGCCAAATTGGGAACCCCAAGCCCACTTCCACCAAGCTCCCCACCGAGGATAATGGCTATCAAACCTACAAGGCCGCAGGCAAACTGGAGGGGAAGCGCGCGGTGATCACCGGTGGAGATTCGGGCATTGGACGGGCCATCGCCATCCTCTTTGCGATGGAGGGAGCCGACGTCTTGATCACGTATCTTCCAGAGGAGGAGTCGGACGCTCAGGAAACCAAGCGTCGGGTGGAGGAGACTGGACGGAAAGCACACCTTCTTGCGGTGGATTTgcgtgagaagaagaactgCCAAAAGGTGGTCGACACGGCGTTGGAGACCATGGGTGGCATCGATTCCTTGATCAATAACCATGGGTATCAGAATATGGTGGAGGACATTAAGGATTTGGACGA GGATCAATGGGAACGTACATTTGATACGAACATCCATCCCTTCTACTACTTGTCCAAATATGCTCTTCCCCATATGAAGCAGGGctccaccatcatcaactGTGCCTCCATCAACGCCTACATTGGACGCCCCGACCTGCTCGACTACACATCCACCAAGGGAGCCATTGTCGCCTTCACCCGCGGTCTGTCCAACCAACAGATCAAGAACGGAATTCGCGTCAACTGTGTCTGCCCCGGACCAA TCTGGACTCCCTTGATTCCGACTACCATGAACAGCTCAGCTCAGGATCAGTTCACTTCCCCCATGGGTCGTCCGGGTCAGCCCAGCGAGGTTGCCACTTGCTTTGTCTTCTTGGCCAGTGCCGACTCAAGCTTTATCTCGGGCCAGTCTCTGCATCCCAACGGTGGTGTTGTGGTGAACGGCTAA